A genomic stretch from Carassius auratus strain Wakin chromosome 35, ASM336829v1, whole genome shotgun sequence includes:
- the LOC113054001 gene encoding serine palmitoyltransferase 1-like, translating to MAAGQQWVLVEMVQAFYEAPAYHLILEGILILWIIRLLFSKTYKLQERSDLTEKEKEELIEEWQPEPLVPPVSKDHPSRNYDVVTGPPSHKIIVNGKECINFASFNFLGLLDSERVKLKALSSLKKYGVGTCGPRGFYGTFDVHLELEERLARFMGTEEAIIYSYGFATIASAIPAYSKRGDIIFVDEAACFSIQKGLQASRSFVKHFKHNDMEDLERLLKEQEIEDQKNPRKARVIRRFIVVEGLYINTADVCPLPDLVRLKYRYKVRIFLEESMSFGVLGEHGRGVTEHFGVNIDDIDLISANMENALASIGGFCCGRSFVIDHQRLSGQGYCFSASLPPMLASAAIEALNIMEEDPGIFRLLQDKCKHVHKALQGTPGLKLVGEPLAPALHLQLENSSGSRTEDLKLLRAIVDYSLDRQIALTLARYLDKEERFLPPPSIRVVVTVEQTQEEIQTAAQCIREAALNILKR from the exons ATGGCGGCGGGGCAACAGTGGGTGTTGGTAGAGATGGTGCAAGCCTTTTACGAG GCTCCAGCATATCATTTGATTTTAGAAGGGATACTCATTTTATGGATCATCAGACTGCTGTTTTCCAAAACATATAAACTTCAGGAGAGATCAGACCTCACAGAAAAG GAGAAGGAGGAGCTGATTGAGGAGTGGCAGCCCGAGCCGCTGGTTCCCCCCGTGTCTAAAGACCACCCTTCCCGAAACTATGATGTGGTCACGGG CCCTCCAAGCCACAAGATCATTGTCAATGGGAAAGAGTGCATTAACTTTGCCTCATTTAACTTCCTGGGTCTGCTGGACAGCGAGCGTGTGAAG CTGAAGGCGCTGTCGTCTCTGAAGAAGTACGGCGTGGGGACGTGTGGACCGAGAGGCTTCTATGGGACCTTCG ATGTGCATCTGGAGCTAGAGGAGCGCCTGGCCAGGTTCATGGGGACAGAGGAGGCCATCATCTACTCGTACGGCTTCGCCACCATCGCCAGCGCCATCCCAGCCTACTCCAAGAGAGGAGACATCATCTTCGT CGACGAGGCGGCGTGTTTCTCCATTCAGAAAGGCCTGCAGGCCTCACGCAGCTTCGTCAAACACTTCAAACACAACGATATGGAGGATCTGGAGCGCCTCCTGAAGGAGCAGGAGATCGAGGATCAGAAG aatCCACGCAAGGCCAGAGTAATCAGACGCTTCATCGTAGTTGAGGGACTCTACATCAACACCGCAGATGTTTGTCCACTACCTGACCTC GTGAGGCTGAAGTACAGATATAAAGTCCGGATCTTCCTGGAGGAGAGCATGTCTTTCGGAGTGCTTGGGGAGCACGGGAGAGGAGTCACGGAGCATTTCGGGGTCAAC ATCGATGATATTGACCTCATCAGTGCCAACATGGAGAATGCGCTGGCGTCCATCGGAGGCTTCTGCTGTGGACGATCGTTCGTTATTGATCACCAG CGTCTGTCGGGTCAGGGTTACTGTTTCTCCGCGTCTCTTCCACCCATGCTGGCCTCTGCTGCTATCGAAGCCCTCAACATCATGGAGGAAGACCCAG GCATTTTCAGGCTTCTGCAGGACAAGTGCAAACACGTCCACAAAGCTCTTCAAGG GACCCCGGGGCTGAAGCTGGTCGGAGAGCCTTTAGCTCCTGCTCTTCACCTGCAGCTGGAGAACAGCTCGGGATCCAGAACAGAAGACCTGAAGCTGCTCCGAGCGATCGTCGACTAC AGTTTGGACAGACAGATCGCGCTCACTTTGGCTCGATACCTGGACAAAGAAGAGCGGTTTCTTCCTCCGCCCAG CATCAGAGTGGTGGTGACCGTTGAGCAGACGCAGGAGGAGATCCAGACCGCAGCGCAGTGCATTCGAGAAGCAGCGCTGAACATCCTCAAACGATga